In Bos javanicus breed banteng chromosome 2, ARS-OSU_banteng_1.0, whole genome shotgun sequence, the following proteins share a genomic window:
- the LOC133228751 gene encoding C-X-C chemokine receptor type 2-like isoform X1: MGKMLKSHRTAGGTAALSSVRHICLSWRCPTGDKPRIMAETKFTSNIEGFNWENYSDEDFGNYSYNTDLPSILTDSAPCRPEILDINKHAVVVIYALVFLLSLLGNSLVMLVILYSRIGRSVTDVYLLNLAMADLLFAMTLPIWAASKAKGWVFGTPLCKVVSLLKEVNFYSGILLLACISMDRYLAIVHATRTLTQKRHWVKFICLGIWALSVILALPVFIFRRAIHPPYSSAVCYEDMGANTTKWRMVMRVLPQTFGFLLPLLVMLFCYGFTLRTLFSAQMGQKHRAMRVIFAVVLVFLLCWLPYNLVLIVDTLMRAHVIAETCQRRNDIGRALDATEILGFLHSCLNPLIYVFIGQKFRHGLLKIMAIHGLISKEFLAKDGRPSFVGSSSGNTSTTL; this comes from the exons ATGGGAAAAATGTTGAAGAGCCATAGAACTGCTGGGGG CACCGCCGCCCTTTCTTCAGTCAGACACATCTGCCTTTCCTGGAGGTGTCCCACAGGTGACAAGCCCAGAATCATG GCTGAAACAAAATTTACTTCAAATATAGAAGGATTTAACTGGGAAAATTACAGCGATGAAGATTTTGGCAATTACAGTTACAACACTGACCTGCCCTCTATTCTAACAGACTCTGCCCCATGTCGGCCAGAAATTCTGGATATCAATAAGCATGCTGTAGTCGTCATCTATGCCCTGGTCTTCTTGCTAAGCCTCCTGGGAAACTCCCTGGTAATGCTGGTCATCTTATACAGCCGGATTGGTCGCTCTGTCACTGATGTCTACCTGCTGAACCTGGCCATGGCTGACCTGCTCTTCGCCATGACCTTGCCTATCTGGGCCGCCTCCAAGGCAAAGGGTTGGGTCTTCGGCACACCCCTGTGCAAGGTGGTCTCACTCCTGAAGGAAGTGAACTTCTACAGCGGTATTCTACTGCTGGCCTGCATCAGCATGGACCGCTACCTGGCCATTGTCCATGCCACACGCACGCTGACCCAGAAGCGGCACTGGGTCAAGTTCATATGTTTAGGCATCTGGGCCCTGTCCGTGATCCTGGCCCTGCCCGTCTTCATCTTCCGCAGGGCCATCCACCCACCCTATTCCAGTGCAGTCTGCTATGAGGACATGGGTGCCAATACAACGAAATGGCGAATGGTGATGAGAGTCCTGCCCCAGACCTTTGGCTTCCTCCTGCCCCTGCTGGTCATGCTGTTCTGCTACGGATTCACCCTGCGCACGCTGTTTTCAGCCCAAATGGGGCAGAAGCACCGGGCCATGCGGGTCATCTTTGCTGTCGTGCTCGTCTTCCTGCTCTGCTGGCTGCCCTACAACCTGGTCCTGATCGTGGACACCCTCATGAGGGCCCATGTGATTGCCGAGACCTGTCAGCGCCGCAACGACATTGGCCGGGCCCTGGATGCCACCGAGATCCTGGGCTTCCTGCACAGCTGCCTCAACCCCCTCATCTACGTCTTCATTGGCCAGAAGTTTCGCCACGGACTCCTCAAGATCATGGCCATCCATGGCCTGATCAGCAAGGAGTTCTTGGCCAAGGATGGCAGGCCTTCCTTTGTTGGCTCTTCTTCAGGGAACACGTCTACTACCCTCTGA
- the LOC133228751 gene encoding C-X-C chemokine receptor type 2-like isoform X2, translated as MYLRGTNRISNMHLPSTVKHPHQRRAETKFTSNIEGFNWENYSDEDFGNYSYNTDLPSILTDSAPCRPEILDINKHAVVVIYALVFLLSLLGNSLVMLVILYSRIGRSVTDVYLLNLAMADLLFAMTLPIWAASKAKGWVFGTPLCKVVSLLKEVNFYSGILLLACISMDRYLAIVHATRTLTQKRHWVKFICLGIWALSVILALPVFIFRRAIHPPYSSAVCYEDMGANTTKWRMVMRVLPQTFGFLLPLLVMLFCYGFTLRTLFSAQMGQKHRAMRVIFAVVLVFLLCWLPYNLVLIVDTLMRAHVIAETCQRRNDIGRALDATEILGFLHSCLNPLIYVFIGQKFRHGLLKIMAIHGLISKEFLAKDGRPSFVGSSSGNTSTTL; from the exons ATGTACCTGCGAGGCACAAATCGGATCTCAAATATGCATCTCCCTTCAACTGTCAAACATCCTCACCAGAGACGG GCTGAAACAAAATTTACTTCAAATATAGAAGGATTTAACTGGGAAAATTACAGCGATGAAGATTTTGGCAATTACAGTTACAACACTGACCTGCCCTCTATTCTAACAGACTCTGCCCCATGTCGGCCAGAAATTCTGGATATCAATAAGCATGCTGTAGTCGTCATCTATGCCCTGGTCTTCTTGCTAAGCCTCCTGGGAAACTCCCTGGTAATGCTGGTCATCTTATACAGCCGGATTGGTCGCTCTGTCACTGATGTCTACCTGCTGAACCTGGCCATGGCTGACCTGCTCTTCGCCATGACCTTGCCTATCTGGGCCGCCTCCAAGGCAAAGGGTTGGGTCTTCGGCACACCCCTGTGCAAGGTGGTCTCACTCCTGAAGGAAGTGAACTTCTACAGCGGTATTCTACTGCTGGCCTGCATCAGCATGGACCGCTACCTGGCCATTGTCCATGCCACACGCACGCTGACCCAGAAGCGGCACTGGGTCAAGTTCATATGTTTAGGCATCTGGGCCCTGTCCGTGATCCTGGCCCTGCCCGTCTTCATCTTCCGCAGGGCCATCCACCCACCCTATTCCAGTGCAGTCTGCTATGAGGACATGGGTGCCAATACAACGAAATGGCGAATGGTGATGAGAGTCCTGCCCCAGACCTTTGGCTTCCTCCTGCCCCTGCTGGTCATGCTGTTCTGCTACGGATTCACCCTGCGCACGCTGTTTTCAGCCCAAATGGGGCAGAAGCACCGGGCCATGCGGGTCATCTTTGCTGTCGTGCTCGTCTTCCTGCTCTGCTGGCTGCCCTACAACCTGGTCCTGATCGTGGACACCCTCATGAGGGCCCATGTGATTGCCGAGACCTGTCAGCGCCGCAACGACATTGGCCGGGCCCTGGATGCCACCGAGATCCTGGGCTTCCTGCACAGCTGCCTCAACCCCCTCATCTACGTCTTCATTGGCCAGAAGTTTCGCCACGGACTCCTCAAGATCATGGCCATCCATGGCCTGATCAGCAAGGAGTTCTTGGCCAAGGATGGCAGGCCTTCCTTTGTTGGCTCTTCTTCAGGGAACACGTCTACTACCCTCTGA
- the LOC133228751 gene encoding C-X-C chemokine receptor type 2-like isoform X3, with protein sequence MLVILYSRIGRSVTDVYLLNLAMADLLFAMTLPIWAASKAKGWVFGTPLCKVVSLLKEVNFYSGILLLACISMDRYLAIVHATRTLTQKRHWVKFICLGIWALSVILALPVFIFRRAIHPPYSSAVCYEDMGANTTKWRMVMRVLPQTFGFLLPLLVMLFCYGFTLRTLFSAQMGQKHRAMRVIFAVVLVFLLCWLPYNLVLIVDTLMRAHVIAETCQRRNDIGRALDATEILGFLHSCLNPLIYVFIGQKFRHGLLKIMAIHGLISKEFLAKDGRPSFVGSSSGNTSTTL encoded by the coding sequence ATGCTGGTCATCTTATACAGCCGGATTGGTCGCTCTGTCACTGATGTCTACCTGCTGAACCTGGCCATGGCTGACCTGCTCTTCGCCATGACCTTGCCTATCTGGGCCGCCTCCAAGGCAAAGGGTTGGGTCTTCGGCACACCCCTGTGCAAGGTGGTCTCACTCCTGAAGGAAGTGAACTTCTACAGCGGTATTCTACTGCTGGCCTGCATCAGCATGGACCGCTACCTGGCCATTGTCCATGCCACACGCACGCTGACCCAGAAGCGGCACTGGGTCAAGTTCATATGTTTAGGCATCTGGGCCCTGTCCGTGATCCTGGCCCTGCCCGTCTTCATCTTCCGCAGGGCCATCCACCCACCCTATTCCAGTGCAGTCTGCTATGAGGACATGGGTGCCAATACAACGAAATGGCGAATGGTGATGAGAGTCCTGCCCCAGACCTTTGGCTTCCTCCTGCCCCTGCTGGTCATGCTGTTCTGCTACGGATTCACCCTGCGCACGCTGTTTTCAGCCCAAATGGGGCAGAAGCACCGGGCCATGCGGGTCATCTTTGCTGTCGTGCTCGTCTTCCTGCTCTGCTGGCTGCCCTACAACCTGGTCCTGATCGTGGACACCCTCATGAGGGCCCATGTGATTGCCGAGACCTGTCAGCGCCGCAACGACATTGGCCGGGCCCTGGATGCCACCGAGATCCTGGGCTTCCTGCACAGCTGCCTCAACCCCCTCATCTACGTCTTCATTGGCCAGAAGTTTCGCCACGGACTCCTCAAGATCATGGCCATCCATGGCCTGATCAGCAAGGAGTTCTTGGCCAAGGATGGCAGGCCTTCCTTTGTTGGCTCTTCTTCAGGGAACACGTCTACTACCCTCTGA